A stretch of DNA from Cannabis sativa cultivar Pink pepper isolate KNU-18-1 chromosome X, ASM2916894v1, whole genome shotgun sequence:
TGATTGTTTTCCTTTTCAGACTAAATGACCAACCAAATTTGACTCTTACCATAATTTATTCACTATGGCaaggtatatatataatgtatattatatatttttccaTAAACATATATCATCTTTACTCATTAAATCAGCAGAATTAaaataatctcttttttttttccttcatatTTTGATATGGGTTTTTCTTGGTTTGGTATTATTGTTCTTGCTCTTCTTTTTCTAATCTCAAGCTCAGGAGAAGCAGAACTAGAAGTCTCTACCATTGATGTCCAAACAGCCAAGGCACTTATCAATTCAGACCATCTATATCTTGATGTTAGGTAAAGACATCTaaattgggtttttttttttttatttatttttattatttcatattctttgatttaatttatgaataattttatatatgttttgtgATTTATGTAATAACAGGACAGTTGAGGAGTTTAAAAAGGGTCATGTTGAATCACCTAAGATTCTTAATATCCCTTACATGTTCAATACGCCCCAAGGTACTTGTTTCTTTCTCCGAGAATTATTTCATATACTATttgttttacattttttttttaatttatagttTAGATTTTTACTGCAGCCCTATTGTAATAGgggtttacaatttttttattgcGATTTAAGTTGCAGCGTTAGTATTAATAGAAGTTTCTaatagaatttcgtaaaaatacaaaaaaaaaaaaaaaaaagctattttaaaatgtaaaaataaaacatatcaCCTTTTTTTTAGGTGGTAAGCTGTGGTGTGTCCTTTCCTATTTGTAGTTTTTCCTAGTGGTAGTTTTCAACTCTCATTCTTCAGGTTGTCGCAGTCTAGTAGATTTGTATTTCATGTTGTTATTTGTAACGTTATAtcaattatattagtttacttaaataaaaacatatttattttcttaatattcttttttaaaaaggaaaatttgtataataattttttgagttttattatttcttttctgcttttatttcatttcaggTAGGGTGAAAAATTCAGAGTTTTTGAAGGAGGTTTCATCTGCTTGTAACAAGGACGATAAGCTTGTTGTGGTAATAAATGTGATttcaaatataacaaaaatataattttgatGTAAATAACTTTCATGATATATTTGGTTGCTTATTATGTTTCTATTATATTATAGGGTTGTGAACGTGGGATCAGATCTTTATCTGCAGCTACTGATATGAAAAATGcagttagtattttttttttagcaaatGCAGTCAGTACATTTCCAAGTTGTTTTATGTTATAAATTCTTAAGTATATAAACTATAAAAAGTGATTTAAAAATAATGGTGTGATAATTTAGACATGAAATTGCAGGGTTTCAAGAATGTAAATAACATGGGAGGAGGTTATCTTGCTTGGGTGAAGCATGGTTTTCTTACTCAAAAACCAAAAGAAGAGCTTTAAGGCgcgtgtgtattttttttattttatttttcttttgagaaaaaaataaaaagaaaaataatgtaTTATCTGATTTAAACTTTAAACATGTCATATGTTGGGACACATTTATTACACCTAAACATAGGTAGGTACTCCTTTAAATGTGGATTACTATTTGGCACTTAAAGTTCTTAACATGATATTGGTGTGGTGTTAGGATCTACCTAAAAGTCACTAACTTGCATCATTAaggtataatattattattaatattatttaggctaattagtaatttttctttcgaactttgacatgtactaaatcgtgccccctaaacttttttgGCCTTTAGAAATTCTTCCCGaaatattgagattgttaaatttaaggacttttgtctaatttcattcaattttactgatTCTATGTACTAAGCCATGCTCCCctgactttgatatctaccaaatcatgcccttaaattttgatatgtactaaatcatgccccttgaactttcatccatgttagaatttttttactaaaattagacaaaagtccttaaatttaacaatctcaatagttcggggggaatttttaacgaccaaaaaagttcagggggcacgatttagtacatgttaaagttcggggggaaaaattactaattagcctattaTTTAATATcgttttacttattttattttattaataattataaaatgtaACATCTTATTAAATTAGGCACGTTACTGTGTTTTCCAATTACTATACCATTACAAGAAAATTGAGCAATCTCGGTGGCCCAATCTCAGTGGTCCTGTGTTTGTCCGCTGAGATAGAGTCCAATCTTGGCGGGCTTAGTAAAGACCGTCAAgatttgtaacgccctaacaaTTAAGCACGATTCGATTTCCTGATAATCATGACATAATCCTGCTAAATCGGGATTACTAGAAATAAGAgcaaaatttaaactttaaattatttacaaaatgaaaatacaacttgtaattatttaaattttacaaaCCATTCCAAAAATATTTCTTACGTTTCGGGATCCCATAAaatttttcacaaaatattacaagtcaaTTTTTACATGTCGACCTAAGCGACAAAATCAAGAATGCAAAATGCAACAGCTAGTAGACTCAACCCGCGTGGTCTAGTATGGTCTGAACATGTACAATCCACTGCCAAGCTCTCGAACTCATGGCTAATCACAAActgatttaccctttcctgcacagtagagcacccatgagtcaagcccagcaagataacataaataacaatatACCATATATTCACAATTCCAATAAATATTGATGCCACCGCATCTACTGTCCATatagcatagacctacgtgttgctctcacacgtctatatacaataaggccttagattgATTTATCTCGGTTCATATTACtgagtctaacctaattatatcttatccgcataattctttatttcaACATATAAAGCATGGCATTGCATTCAAAATCATTTAATCACTAGATTAATAACCCTAAACCATATAACCGCTCACCTTAGGGAAATAGCCCTAATCCCAGTTCCtcatttaatcacaattatAAAATCAAACATGAGTGCCACCGTGCttaactctacgtgctaactagTGTCTTATCTGATATCCTAAGTATGTGGAGATTCCAAACCTCCATATGTTCCTGAGCAAGGGCCGGTAATCCTAGTAACAATTTCAaggatttcacaaatagggtcaATCCCAAAATCACTTTTCACATATTCACATAATTGGATTTCAATTATAGATAGGCATATAGAGCTCGGACCgagctttctaacgatataaagaacatcTCAAACGGAGTCCctagtcaaaagttatggcaaaaaacaaaaactcaaaaatttatAGGAAAGCACGGCCTTGCGAGCCCAGCCGTGGCCGCGACGAGGGGCCCTGTAacccaaaaataaaaagaagccATTTTCAATATGCTCGAATTTTAACCTAAACTCATACCAAACTTGCTCAAAACATGCATAACCACAAATCCCATCATACATTATCTATATCCAACACAATAGGGATTTCAAAGATTAAAACAAACTCCAAATCAAGTCTAATACCAAGAAATCCAAGCATAAAACCCAAACACCACAATAACTCAAAAATTCAAACTTAAACTTCAAAGCTTCAAACCTTCAAGTTTAAAACCCCgaaattcaagcttaaatccAAAAATTGAAATCACAATTTCAACCTTAAAATCACACAAAATAATCTAGATGCAACCTATATCATCCCAATATAGCTCAAATACACTAATAACATCACAATCCATATAATCCTCAACAACATGCAACTCATAAGAATACCATTCAACAAGTTCAAAGAGTTTCAAATAAAATCAGCAATAACACAAATAGAAGAGCTAAAGAGTTTTACCACAACCCACAAGCTCCAAGTACGCAAAAACCCACCAATGATACTCCAATTCAagcttaaattcaaaatttgataATTTTTGATGAAGGTGAGAAAGAGAGGGAGGGGGGTCGGATAGGGCTTAGAAAATTCAgaaaaaagattttttaattttctcaaaattacTTTTGATTGAATAATGCTTAAATGGTCAAAAGACCAAAATACCCCCATAATCAAAAATAAGCATATTTATATAGTTAAGGGTAAACTTGTCATTTCATCACACACATAATAACACAATTTCAGATTTCTCATTTATCATATTAACACAACTCTTAAATCCTAAAAATGTATTTTGGGCTCTGAATCCGGTTCTGCCCAAAATACCCGGTtatgactataccgcgccgacTTGTCAGAAAACACCTGCAGATagacataataaacatactatataataatatagtccataagcACGATAAATCATAAAATTTTGATTATGGGGGTATTTATATAGTTAAGGGTAAACTTGTCATTTCATCACACACATAATAACACAATTTCAGATTTCTCATTTATCATATTAACACAACTCTTAAATCCTAAAAATGTATTTTGGGCTCTGAATCCGGTTCTGCCCAAAATACCCGGTtatgactataccgcgccgacTTGTCAGAAAACACCTGCAGATAGACAGAATaaacatactatataataatatagtccataagcACGATAAATCATAAAATTACGATTCTACCCTTCTCAAGTCAAAATCACAAAAATGTCCCTATAGtacaccaacggggtcttaaaaTGTAATTTATCAGTATAGTTTcacatatttaattatataataatatcattcCACATTAATGTATAATTAAACTAGTTAGGGTTGCTAATCCAGTTTCTTAACcttagggtattacaattattCCCTCCTTACAGAAATTTTGTCCTGAAATTTACTTGAACAACTTCGAATATTtttgctgcatatccgtctcaagttcccaggttgcctcttcaaAATTACTGTTCCTCCATAATACTTTGATCAGTGCAATTGTCTTgtttctcaagactttttctcttctatctAGCACTTGCACTAATTGTTCCTCATATGAAAGATCTGACTGTAgctccaatgcttcataactcagaatatGAGGTGGATCTGAGACgtatttctaaagcatcaaaacatGGAACATATCATGTACAACTACCAACACTGaaggcatagccaacctgtacgctacttgccctatcctctcaaggatttcaaaagatCCAATGAACCTCGAGCTAAGTTTTCCATTCTTACCAAAGCGTTTAATACCTTTCATGGGCGATATTTGAAGAAACACCATATCCCCGATCTGGAAATAATATTCCTTCGCTTTGGATCAGCAttactcttctgtctgctctgagcTGCGAGCATTCATTCTCTGAATTTATCAACTGCCACACTTGTTCTCTGAATAgcctcgggacccaagaactttctatGGATCGATGCAATCgctttttatggaataactcattaattacgtaAGTATCAGAGTTTATTTGTAACCTGCTAACTATAAGGTCTTATGCGAGGAATCAATATACAAACTATTGCTTAGTATATTAGTGAGAAACCACATGTCGCTGAATGCGAATAGCGAGGCATCAAGTACATTACATCTAGTAAGACGAAAGCGACGCATGTCAACTGCGAAAGCCCTTAGTGTATAATGTATAAACAAAGTGTAACAGTCGGGTTGGCTAAAGACCTAATAAGCGAGGTGCCTATCTCACTATGGGAAGGCTTCCTGTAACTTCACTCAGTTAACTTTAGTAAGGTTTACAATCCTGATGAGTCAGAAGCTAACATTCAAACGAGCTTCGAAGAACTCTTTGTAAATAAGAACAACGATCATCACAAGACGTGCATCATCGACCTCAAAAGGAAAATTGGCCCCAGCTCACAATTATGATCTCGAGAACCAAAATTTTGTCGAGACATCCCTAGATACAACgattaaagacgtgtttaaatgcacgatcattttgacccagtaaaagtgggaaaatcacagctatatgattttcaaatcATGACTACATTTACACTACGTGATGTGTAATCAAACCCCATGATTTTAGGAGATGATTGTTGTAAACAGATTacagtcaactttgtaattaactgcccattatgtaattataaatagtggcaa
This window harbors:
- the LOC133031906 gene encoding thiosulfate sulfurtransferase 18-like isoform X2 encodes the protein MASSGEAELEVSTIDVQTAKALINSDHLYLDVRTVEEFKKGHVESPKILNIPYMFNTPQGRVKNSEFLKEVSSACNKDDKLVVGCERGIRSLSAATDMKNAGFKNVNNMGGGYLAWVKHGFLTQKPKEEL
- the LOC133031906 gene encoding thiosulfate sulfurtransferase 18-like isoform X1, translated to MGFSWFGIIVLALLFLISSSGEAELEVSTIDVQTAKALINSDHLYLDVRTVEEFKKGHVESPKILNIPYMFNTPQGRVKNSEFLKEVSSACNKDDKLVVGCERGIRSLSAATDMKNAGFKNVNNMGGGYLAWVKHGFLTQKPKEEL